A part of Leptospiraceae bacterium genomic DNA contains:
- a CDS encoding adenylate/guanylate cyclase domain-containing protein has translation MFHRLASMFILSAVIFFSVFFCNSKNKIDSPKAIDGVLDLRNWNFEREGNVDLYGKWEFYYGDFLDSEYFISHTERVRHYIDVPALWNGYDWNGTKLPGFGYATYRLVIKSNNLNQIMGLRIGDMYSSYKFFVNGIHVASNGSPGKTKEETIAQWLPVVRFIDIQSEETEIIIHIANFNHRKAGTWAFFQFGNPIEIVGVRERAMAFELFLFGSLLIMAFYHFGLFALRRNDKSVLYFGFFCFMTGFRVMVTGERSLVNFFPLSYEAQLKIEYLSLSLGIPAFSHFLIHSFPQVVNRKVFYFSDISLIIFSIIPLFTTADIYSYTAIPVQIIMLLVAILFFYYLIKALRLKIDGAFSAILGMIIFFICGVNDALYNNELIQSENLYPFGLFIFIFSQSFILSLLFAKSFLNVEKLSSELILTNRAYTRFVPKEFLNFLNKKSIIDIKLGDQIQKEMTILFSDIRNFTTLSEQMSPEENFNFINSYLKRMNPIIEFNKGFIDKYIGDAIMALFARNPEDAIRSAIQMQKAILSYNQDRVEHNFPIIKVGIGLHTGILMLGTIGGEDRMESTVISDAVNLASRLEGLTKVYGALILTSEETFLKAGGSKNFKFRRLGKARVKGKQGAIVVIEILDGQSDFWLDVYLETKSDFESALNHYEAKEFSVAAQMFDSILDINPSDVAARFYLQRSIDYEEHGTPDDWNGSETV, from the coding sequence ATGTTTCATCGTTTAGCATCCATGTTTATCCTTTCTGCTGTAATTTTCTTTTCTGTTTTTTTTTGTAATTCTAAGAATAAAATAGATAGTCCGAAGGCTATAGATGGCGTTTTGGATTTACGTAATTGGAATTTTGAGCGAGAGGGTAATGTTGATTTATATGGTAAATGGGAATTCTATTACGGTGATTTCTTGGATTCCGAATACTTCATTAGTCATACAGAAAGGGTTCGGCATTATATTGACGTTCCTGCTCTCTGGAATGGTTACGATTGGAATGGAACGAAACTTCCAGGCTTTGGCTACGCCACCTACCGTCTCGTTATAAAGAGTAATAATCTCAATCAAATAATGGGACTTAGAATTGGTGATATGTATTCCTCCTATAAATTTTTTGTAAATGGAATACATGTTGCTTCGAACGGTTCTCCTGGAAAAACGAAGGAAGAAACTATAGCGCAGTGGTTACCTGTTGTTAGGTTCATAGACATACAGTCAGAGGAAACTGAGATTATTATTCACATTGCAAATTTTAACCATCGAAAGGCGGGGACTTGGGCTTTTTTCCAATTTGGCAATCCAATTGAGATAGTTGGCGTTCGAGAAAGAGCCATGGCGTTTGAACTTTTTTTGTTTGGAAGTTTACTGATTATGGCTTTTTACCATTTTGGATTATTTGCTCTACGTAGAAATGATAAATCTGTATTATACTTTGGTTTCTTTTGTTTTATGACTGGATTTAGAGTTATGGTTACAGGTGAACGAAGTCTTGTAAATTTTTTCCCTCTTTCATATGAAGCTCAACTAAAAATAGAATATCTTTCTTTGTCTCTTGGTATTCCTGCCTTCTCTCATTTTTTAATTCATTCTTTTCCGCAAGTTGTTAATCGGAAGGTATTTTACTTTTCTGATATTTCTTTGATTATTTTTAGTATTATTCCTCTTTTTACTACAGCGGATATTTATAGTTATACGGCAATCCCTGTGCAAATCATAATGTTACTTGTTGCAATTTTGTTTTTCTATTATTTAATAAAAGCACTACGACTCAAGATAGACGGGGCATTTTCAGCAATCCTCGGAATGATTATTTTTTTTATTTGCGGCGTGAACGATGCCCTTTATAATAATGAGTTGATTCAATCGGAAAATCTTTATCCATTTGGATTGTTTATTTTTATTTTCTCTCAGTCCTTTATTTTATCTTTATTATTTGCAAAATCTTTTTTGAATGTAGAAAAGCTTTCAAGTGAATTAATATTAACCAATCGCGCCTACACTCGCTTTGTCCCGAAAGAATTTTTAAATTTCCTAAACAAAAAGAGCATAATCGATATTAAACTAGGCGACCAAATACAGAAGGAAATGACAATTCTTTTTTCTGATATTCGGAACTTCACTACATTATCAGAGCAAATGTCACCTGAAGAAAATTTTAATTTCATTAATTCCTATCTAAAGAGAATGAATCCTATCATTGAATTTAATAAGGGATTTATTGATAAATACATTGGGGATGCAATTATGGCATTGTTTGCCCGTAACCCCGAAGATGCTATTCGATCAGCCATTCAAATGCAAAAAGCCATTCTGAGTTATAACCAAGATCGAGTAGAACACAATTTTCCAATTATTAAAGTAGGCATCGGACTACATACTGGTATTCTTATGCTTGGGACAATAGGCGGAGAGGATAGAATGGAAAGCACTGTAATTTCCGATGCAGTAAATCTGGCTTCACGCCTTGAGGGGCTAACAAAAGTTTACGGTGCGCTGATTCTTACAAGCGAAGAGACTTTTCTAAAAGCAGGTGGATCGAAAAATTTTAAATTCAGGAGACTAGGAAAGGCAAGAGTTAAGGGCAAACAAGGCGCAATCGTAGTGATTGAAATTCTAGATGGACAATCCGATTTTTGGCTCGATGTTTATCTAGAGACAAAATCTGATTTCGAATCAGCGCTCAATCATTATGAAGCTAAGGAATTTTCCGTTGCCGCTCAAATGTTTGACAGTATACTCGATATTAACCCCTCTGACGTTGCAGCAAGATTCTACCTTCAAAGATCTATTGATTATGAAGAACATGGGACACCGGACGATTGGAACGGGAGCGAAACTGTGTGA
- a CDS encoding TerB family tellurite resistance protein — MKIIEKIKKLFNEKESTEVHSVRNPIVPILTKYSNRPDIEIVAAKLGFALKIVFADGIVAEEEKEIMKELIENYLPELKTSTPEILNAVLEINNFDLEMIYFAQAMNEKLEEVERQQFLLDLFRIARVDNEYASDEESVIRIICKYLLINHTNFIKLRNQS; from the coding sequence ATGAAAATTATAGAGAAGATAAAAAAACTATTTAACGAAAAAGAATCAACGGAAGTCCATTCCGTGCGAAATCCGATTGTTCCTATATTAACCAAATATTCCAATAGACCAGATATTGAAATAGTTGCCGCCAAACTAGGATTTGCATTAAAAATTGTATTTGCAGATGGTATTGTAGCGGAAGAAGAAAAGGAAATAATGAAGGAGCTAATCGAAAATTACCTCCCGGAACTTAAAACTTCTACTCCCGAAATATTAAATGCAGTTTTAGAAATTAACAATTTTGATTTGGAAATGATTTATTTTGCTCAAGCAATGAACGAAAAATTAGAAGAAGTTGAGCGTCAACAGTTCTTACTTGATTTATTTCGAATTGCTAGAGTTGACAATGAATATGCGTCGGACGAAGAGTCAGTCATTCGGATTATCTGTAAATACCTACTCATAAACCATACCAAT